CCATATAGGACAGTATTGGTTCGAAGCTTTTTCTTATCTGTCTCATAGATTTGATCTAATTCTTTTTTTAGAACATCAGCTTTGAATATTTTTGCCATGTTTAATCCCCTTTTCCGAAAGACTGTATCAATAGGAATTAAATTTTCATTGTTTTAATGTATTATGCGCAAAGGCTCACATTCATAAAAACTTTCAGACTGATAAACATCATACGGGAATTAACTAGGCTCACCTAACAGCAATCCCAATTATAAAGAACATTAGTGAAATTCCTGTTTTTTAAATCTTCTTCTTTTATAAAGAAGTTTGCAACACCGCTGTCCCCGAACATTAAGTCAATATCATCGTCGGTATCCGCCTGGAATAGCAGTATGGTATATTCTCCTGTTGGATCACTTTTTTCTCTCGGATCCTGCTGGGTGAAGTAAGGATAACCGCCTATTTTATGGCCCTCTGCACCTAACTCCTCAAAGTAGAGCTCATGTAAATCTTCATAGTCCGGATGATCGATGGATTCGAATAAGTCGATATTGACCATGTCCTCAAAACGGAAATCATCAGCCGGTACAGGAGCGATCTTAAGCTGGAAACTCATCTTTGCTTCCTGGACTATCGGATCATATTCATTACTTAAATCAGGTACATACGAAAATTCTGTCACCAGGTCTTCCTCACCTTTCACGATATTTGGATGATAAATAACCCGGAAGTTTCTTTGAGCAGTCGGGTTATCAAAATCAAGCCCGTACACATCATCAGCCGGCGAGAGATAGAATTGAAGAATCCCGCTTTCAGGCATCGGCTCAATGTGGGGAACTTCTTCGAAATTAATCTGTGCAAATAGATTCATATAATTCCCCTGCTCATCCTTTGGGTGATCGCTCAACTTTGGAAGGTAGGGATGTCCTCCAAACTTACTTTCAAAAAAGGTGGTCTTCCCTCTTTCTGCTTGGATGCTGACAAACGGTTTAGCTGTTTTTTCTAATTCGGTTCGATATTTTTCAAATTCCTTCGGCAGCTTTAATACTAAACTGGTCATAAGATTCTATCCTCCTGATTCTATTCAATCCGCTTAATTAGTCACTTCTGTTAAAATTTCATCCATATATTCCTTTAATTCTATTCTTATTTCTTCCGGCGATTCATCCAGGAGCTCTCCGGCCACTTTGGAACCAGGGAATTTTCTTAAGACTGGCATGCCTAAAAATATGCGTTCGCATTCCCAAATTTTAATAATCTTTAAGTCTATGAGGTCACCGTTCTTGTCAGTAAATCCTACTGAAATGGAGGAACTGTATCCAGGATGAAAGACATCATTGCCTTCTTGGTCAAAGGCAGATTCCAGTTTGAGGCCTTTCTTTGAAAAAGCAGTTCTATGCTCTTTTTGGAGTCTTTCAGCCTGTTCTTTAAGTTTCTGTTCAATATCTTCAATCTTCATTTTTAACTGCGGGGTAAAGTCTTTATCCTGAATTCTCATACCATCAGCTGCTCTCATTATTCTTTAAAAACGCTCAACTCACCGATACTGCTCTTTAAAAATCAGCTTAAACTTGGGCCTTAATGTTATTTCTATAATGTTTTCATATAAATCTGATTCACCATGAAACAATCGAATGATCGCATATTCCTTTTCATCCGCAGCAATTTCTATTTTCCTTACAGAAAGCAGCTTCATATAGGAAAGAACTTCATTAGAGTTTTTTTCTCTTACATCCATTATAAATTCATCATAAAAAGGAGATAGCCTGACCTCCATCACTTCATTTTCATTTTCAAAAATAAAAGATGAAGTGTCATAATAAAAATTCTCCTTCTCATCTTTTCTCCCCGGCAATGATTCAAACACCGATATTAGGTCAGCTTCTTCTGGGATCTCCATGATTATACCCTCCTATTAAAAACAGCGATTACCATTCCCTCCATTCCTCTGTTCCCTCCATTCCTCTGTGATGTCCCCGTCAAACTCCAAACCCGCTATGCCTGCAGCTTCCATAATGTATTCACAGAGCTCTTCTCTTTCAAGTGTTTCGATAAAGTAATCATACTTTTCATTTAGCTTGTTCAGCTTTAGAGTCACTTGTTTTACATATTTCTTGATCTCTTTTTCCGTCAATCCGCTATCTTGGGTCAGGTTTTTCATAAACGAATCAAGAACCTTATTGGCAGCCCTGATATTTTCTTTCGTGAACTGATCATCACCATCTGCCATTCTCTTTTCCCACTCATTTACAGGCAGAGCCAGTTCCCCAAATTTCTTATCCTTTTCTGCATCCCTATTCTTAATTTTCTGCTTGGTGTAATACACTTCCTCAATGTTTTCACACACAGAGAGATCGCCATCTTGTACATGCGTATCGGGAAAGATGAGAGCCTTCATCTTAGGCAGATTTTCAGTAAAACGAATTGAGGGTATCTCCCCACAATTAATCAGCTTTAATTGTTCCAAATGCATCAATTCACCAATAGACGAAAAATCTTCAACCCCCTTGCAGCTCTCAAACTCCACATCACTCAGCGGAGCCTTCACTTTGCGAAGCGCACTAACATCTTTTAAACTCCTAAGATAATTCAACTGGAGCATTTGCAGGCTTGCTATCTCTTGGATTCCTTCAAGTGTGACAATATTTGATTGTGTTAAAATAAGCTCTTTTAAGCTTGTTAACCCACTAAATTCAGTGAGATTCCTGGCTTTCGGCTTATAGCTCCACAGCTGGGCTCTGGTTAGCTTACTTAATTCATTCAGTCCCGCCGTTTTACTCGGCAGTTTCCCGTATACTTCTTGCAGATTCTTAAGTTCTCCTATTTTAAAAACATTTCTAGTGGTTGTTTCATTTATCGATAGAATCCTTAGGTCCCTTAAGCTATAGATTCCGCTCATGTCTTTTATAAAGGAATTAAAAACATCCAAATGTTCAATACCCAGGCATTCATTCAAAAAATAAACATCTGGAGAATCAAAATCTGACACACCCACATGTTTAATGCTATGTTTATTGATATATTCCACACTCTCATTTATAGCGGCCGGATCTTCAAAGATTACCTTCTCACCAGTTTCACTCCTGCGGATATAGACATTCC
This DNA window, taken from Cytobacillus sp. FSL H8-0458, encodes the following:
- a CDS encoding YwqG family protein, with the translated sequence MTSLVLKLPKEFEKYRTELEKTAKPFVSIQAERGKTTFFESKFGGHPYLPKLSDHPKDEQGNYMNLFAQINFEEVPHIEPMPESGILQFYLSPADDVYGLDFDNPTAQRNFRVIYHPNIVKGEEDLVTEFSYVPDLSNEYDPIVQEAKMSFQLKIAPVPADDFRFEDMVNIDLFESIDHPDYEDLHELYFEELGAEGHKIGGYPYFTQQDPREKSDPTGEYTILLFQADTDDDIDLMFGDSGVANFFIKEEDLKNRNFTNVLYNWDCC